Proteins encoded within one genomic window of Microtus ochrogaster isolate Prairie Vole_2 linkage group LG4, MicOch1.0, whole genome shotgun sequence:
- the Gpr35 gene encoding G-protein coupled receptor 35, whose protein sequence is MNATCDGGDLWPNSLYYVFGVYLVLLLVLGLLLNGLALWVFCCRMRQWTETRVYMTNLAVADLCLLCSLPFMLYSLKHTSDTPVCQLSQGIYLANRYMSISLVTVIAVDRYVAVRHPIRARELRSPRKAAAVCLALWVVVLSSLVVRWHLGLQEGGFCFRNYGRHGFSTIPFSMLGFYLPLAIVVFCSLQVVTALGQRPTTDVVQVEVTRRATHMILANLAVFIICFLPLHVVLTVKFSLGLNTCAARFTFSRALSITGKLSDANCCLDAICYYYMAKEFQDASMSAVSSSTPHKSQDSQSLTLT, encoded by the coding sequence ATGAATGCAACTTGCGACGGAGGCGACCTGTGGCCTAATTCTCTCTACTACGTCTTCGGCGTCTACTTGGTCTTGCTGCTGGTGCTGGGCCTGCTGCTCAATGGCCTGGCGCTCTGGGTGTTCTGCTGTCGCATGCGCCAGTGGACGGAGACCCGTGTCTACATGACCAACCTAGCTGTGGCTGACCTCTGCCTGCTCTGTTCCCTGCCATTCATGCTATACTCCCTGAAACACACTTCAGATACACCAGTCTGCCAGCTCTCACAGGGCATCTACCTGGCCAACAGATACATGAGCATTAGCTTGGTCACTGTCATTGCTGTGGACCGCTACGTGGCAGTGCGGCATCCGATACGTGCCCGTGAGCTGCGGTCCCCAAGAAAGGCTGCCGCAGTGTGTCTGGCCCTCTGGGTGGTGGTGCTCTCTTCCCTGGTAGTGCGCTGGCACCTGGGGCTGCAGGAgggtggcttctgcttcaggaaCTATGGCCGGCACGGTTTCAGCACCATTCCCTTCTCAATGCTGGGCTTTTACCTGCCCCTGGCCATTGTGGTCTTCTGCTCTTTGCAGGTTGTGACCGCGCTGGGGCAGAGGCCGACCACTGATGTGGTGCAGGTAGAGGTCACCCGCAGGGCCACCCACATGATCTTGGCCAACTTGGCAGTGTTTATCATCTGCTTCCTGCCACTGCATGTGGTCTTGACGGTGAAGTTCTCCCTGGGTCTAAACACCTGTGCTGCCCGTTTCACCTTTAGCCGTGCCCTGTCCATCACAGGCAAGCTCTCAGATGCCAACTGCTGCCTCGATGCCATCTGTTACTACTACATGGCCAAGGAGTTCCAGGATGCATCCATGTCAGCCGTGTCCTCCAGTACTCCCCACAAGAGCCAAGATTCTCAGAGCTTGACCCTCACCTAG